From Methanosarcina lacustris Z-7289, one genomic window encodes:
- the cobS gene encoding adenosylcobinamide-GDP ribazoletransferase, with protein sequence MNSYLLAFKSGFGFLSTIPVGISMEGIDELMKKIYFYPVVGAILGLLIGAIAYIGQSIFPGPVLAALIMGSVYYFTGFNHLDGVTDMGDGFMAHGSCEKKIKALKDTTLGTGGVAFGMLVLLAFYGSIRSVQEEGITAFGSNLPLLMFGSMFIAEVSAKQSMLTIAAFGKPFPRPENQAYPGLGEMTINGATRKNFLIGSIFGAVVCFLPFGFIGLLPYLAACISSLVLLNRSYSHFGGLNGDGIGTANEIGRVTALIIIAVILKLSLNTGGLEWTLL encoded by the coding sequence ATGAATTCATATTTACTTGCATTTAAGTCGGGTTTTGGCTTCCTTTCCACGATCCCTGTAGGAATCAGTATGGAAGGGATCGATGAACTCATGAAAAAAATCTACTTTTACCCTGTCGTGGGAGCCATACTTGGGCTTCTCATAGGGGCAATTGCATACATAGGGCAGTCGATTTTCCCGGGTCCCGTCCTGGCAGCACTTATCATGGGATCTGTATATTACTTTACAGGCTTTAACCACCTTGACGGGGTCACCGACATGGGAGATGGCTTTATGGCCCACGGGTCCTGTGAGAAAAAAATCAAGGCCTTAAAAGACACGACCCTCGGGACAGGAGGAGTCGCTTTTGGCATGCTTGTACTGCTCGCCTTTTACGGTTCCATAAGATCGGTTCAAGAAGAAGGCATTACTGCTTTTGGTTCTAATCTTCCGCTTCTGATGTTTGGGTCCATGTTTATAGCGGAAGTCAGTGCCAAACAGTCAATGTTAACAATTGCAGCTTTTGGAAAACCATTCCCACGGCCGGAAAATCAGGCATATCCTGGCCTGGGGGAAATGACAATAAACGGAGCAACCCGAAAAAACTTCCTCATAGGCTCTATTTTCGGAGCAGTTGTATGTTTCCTGCCCTTCGGGTTCATCGGGCTGCTTCCCTATCTGGCAGCATGTATCTCGTCCCTGGTGCTCCTGAACCGGAGTTATTCACACTTCGGGGGCTTAAATGGCGACGGAATAGGTACTGCAAACGAAATTGGCAGGGTAACTGCCCTGATTATTATTGCTGTAATCCTCAAACTTTCATTAAATACCGGAGGTCTGGAATGGACGCTATTGTAA
- the mtbC gene encoding dimethylamine corrinoid protein MtbC produces MASKEELLQELSDAVISCKKDRVIAAVEKAKEVMEPAEIIEKGLAAGMNQVGVLFERGKLFLPHVMIAADAMTAGVKILEADMPAGSPKKTMGVIVNGTVEGDVHDIGKSIVSTMLQSAGFEVHDIGRDVPIKNFVDKAKEVNADMIGLSALMTTTLPGQKGVIELLKEEGMRERVKVMVGGAPATQAWADKIGADCYAENASEAVTKAKELLLGK; encoded by the coding sequence ATGGCAAGCAAAGAAGAGTTACTTCAGGAACTTTCGGATGCGGTAATTTCCTGCAAGAAGGACAGGGTGATTGCAGCCGTAGAAAAGGCAAAAGAAGTGATGGAACCGGCCGAGATCATTGAAAAGGGGCTTGCGGCTGGAATGAATCAGGTAGGAGTTCTCTTTGAGAGGGGGAAACTTTTCCTGCCGCATGTGATGATAGCCGCCGATGCTATGACTGCAGGGGTCAAGATCCTTGAGGCTGACATGCCTGCAGGCTCCCCGAAAAAGACAATGGGGGTCATTGTTAACGGGACTGTCGAGGGAGATGTGCATGACATAGGCAAGTCCATAGTCTCCACCATGCTCCAGTCTGCAGGATTTGAAGTTCATGACATCGGCAGGGATGTCCCGATCAAGAACTTTGTCGATAAGGCAAAGGAAGTCAATGCGGACATGATTGGACTTTCAGCTCTGATGACCACAACTCTTCCCGGTCAAAAAGGGGTTATTGAACTCCTCAAAGAAGAAGGTATGAGGGAGAGAGTAAAAGTCATGGTCGGAGGAGCTCCTGCAACCCAGGCCTGGGCCGACAAGATAGGGGCAGACTGCTACGCAGAAAACGCAAGTGAAGCCGTAACAAAAGCAAAGGAACTGCTCCTTGGGAAGTGA
- a CDS encoding SufB/SufD family protein, whose amino-acid sequence MTPITLNTLPRETGDITAAYTAAGGDAAVLHNHGISSLVISGNKVLSANATEGVVLEKNETEHGVDIKLTIKKGYKIPLPVHLCFGVVPKDGLQEINMNFVAEEDSAVELIAHCTFPNAEKVIHKMEAEMLIGKNASLKYTEIHFHGPYGGIQVFPKAHVTIEEGGSYYTNFSLISGRVGYLEFDYSVDAGKDSICEMITKVYGKADDKIKIFEKISLNGENARSVIKSRLAITDHAESVFRGITEGHAPRARGHVDCMEVLQGNAKAEAVPIVRVDNPLAKVTHEAAIGCVDKKEVETLMARGLEEDDAIDIIVKGMLA is encoded by the coding sequence ATGACTCCGATTACATTGAATACACTTCCCAGAGAAACTGGAGACATAACTGCAGCTTATACAGCAGCCGGAGGAGACGCTGCAGTCCTGCATAACCATGGTATCTCAAGCCTTGTGATAAGCGGGAACAAAGTGCTCAGTGCAAATGCGACCGAAGGCGTAGTGCTTGAGAAGAATGAAACCGAACACGGCGTGGACATTAAACTAACCATCAAAAAAGGATATAAAATCCCCCTGCCTGTTCACCTCTGCTTCGGGGTGGTTCCTAAAGATGGGCTTCAGGAAATCAATATGAACTTCGTAGCCGAAGAAGACTCGGCTGTGGAACTTATTGCCCATTGCACCTTTCCAAATGCTGAAAAGGTCATCCACAAAATGGAGGCTGAGATGCTGATCGGGAAGAATGCGTCCCTGAAATACACTGAGATCCATTTTCACGGGCCCTATGGAGGGATTCAGGTATTTCCTAAAGCCCATGTGACGATAGAGGAAGGGGGCAGTTATTACACGAATTTTTCCCTCATTTCCGGAAGGGTAGGGTATCTGGAATTCGATTACAGTGTGGATGCCGGGAAAGACTCGATCTGCGAGATGATTACCAAGGTCTATGGAAAAGCGGACGATAAAATAAAGATATTTGAAAAGATATCTCTTAACGGAGAAAACGCCCGCAGTGTAATTAAAAGCCGGCTTGCCATAACTGATCATGCAGAATCCGTATTCAGGGGAATCACCGAAGGCCACGCCCCGAGAGCCCGCGGACACGTAGACTGTATGGAGGTTCTCCAGGGCAACGCAAAAGCTGAAGCTGTGCCAATTGTCCGGGTTGACAACCCCCTTGCAAAGGTTACTCACGAAGCTGCTATCGGCTGCGTGGACAAAAAGGAAGTCGAGACCCTCATGGCCCGTGGCCTTGAAGAAGACGATGCAATAGACATTATAGTAAAGGGAATGCTGGCATAA
- the cobD gene encoding threonine-phosphate decarboxylase CobD — MSEQKSIPLREHLLALKPCLHGGLIQETSETYGIPESEIIDFSANFNPLGSPFDYPENELNFGDIIEESLGKLLEYPDNRYVEFREAAARFVGLGVTPQNIIPGNGSTEIVRLVVESVVEKGDTVLLPWPTFGEYEMQCRIVGAEPVYPAQDGVDNLSDEMLDKAKILFICNPNNPTGKLRSRDELKALAERCRVHKTLLYVDEAFIELSDPSKSVADLPADNDYVFVMRSLTKDFAIPGVRMGFGIASPDMADILNTARLSWNLGAIANTIGTALLNIEGGVDSPYLKKAREMVLKEGETLKAKLDSIRGFEAGEVNVNFIFVNISKFMLNSSELAARLASRGVLIRDCVSFHGLGKYHIRVAVKTEKENDRLIAAIGEVITEWGREQAKNELQHVIEKASEEGIGGRKTCEYYPCHFEGQNCTFCFCPFYPCENEKTGGKWIKRSRGGRVWSCVDCHLVHKTEIAQKILDCLMQEGDTEELVKVAWKKVMEPIL; from the coding sequence GTGTCTGAGCAAAAAAGTATACCTCTGAGGGAGCATCTGCTGGCCCTGAAGCCCTGCCTTCATGGAGGGCTAATCCAGGAAACGTCTGAGACTTACGGGATTCCTGAAAGCGAAATTATTGACTTCAGTGCAAACTTTAACCCGCTGGGAAGCCCTTTTGACTATCCGGAAAATGAATTAAATTTTGGAGATATTATTGAAGAGAGCCTCGGAAAACTCCTGGAATACCCTGACAACAGATATGTAGAGTTCAGGGAAGCTGCTGCCAGATTTGTAGGATTGGGAGTAACACCGCAGAATATTATTCCTGGAAACGGTTCAACTGAAATTGTCAGGCTTGTAGTTGAATCTGTGGTCGAAAAGGGAGATACAGTCCTTTTACCATGGCCTACTTTTGGAGAATATGAGATGCAGTGCCGGATAGTTGGAGCAGAACCGGTATATCCTGCACAGGACGGGGTTGATAATCTTTCTGATGAGATGCTGGATAAAGCAAAGATCCTTTTTATCTGTAACCCGAACAACCCTACAGGAAAACTCCGCAGTAGAGACGAACTTAAAGCTCTTGCAGAGCGCTGCCGGGTGCATAAAACCCTTCTTTACGTAGACGAAGCCTTCATTGAGCTGTCTGATCCTTCAAAAAGCGTTGCAGACCTTCCTGCAGACAACGACTATGTTTTTGTCATGCGCTCCCTTACAAAAGACTTTGCGATCCCTGGGGTCCGGATGGGCTTCGGGATAGCTTCTCCGGATATGGCCGATATCCTGAACACAGCAAGGCTGTCCTGGAACCTCGGAGCTATTGCAAACACTATCGGAACCGCGCTTCTCAACATAGAAGGTGGGGTTGACAGCCCTTACCTGAAAAAAGCAAGGGAAATGGTCCTGAAAGAAGGAGAAACACTCAAAGCCAAACTTGACAGCATAAGGGGCTTTGAAGCCGGGGAAGTGAATGTTAACTTTATCTTTGTCAACATCAGCAAATTCATGCTTAACTCAAGTGAATTGGCTGCACGCCTTGCATCCCGCGGAGTCCTTATCCGGGACTGCGTCTCTTTCCACGGCCTCGGAAAATATCACATAAGGGTTGCAGTCAAGACCGAAAAAGAAAATGACCGGCTCATTGCTGCAATCGGGGAAGTTATCACCGAGTGGGGCAGAGAACAGGCAAAGAACGAGCTGCAGCACGTAATCGAAAAAGCCAGTGAAGAAGGAATCGGAGGCAGGAAAACCTGCGAATATTACCCCTGCCATTTTGAAGGCCAGAACTGTACCTTCTGCTTCTGCCCGTTTTATCCCTGTGAAAACGAGAAAACCGGGGGAAAATGGATCAAGAGATCAAGAGGCGGCAGGGTATGGAGCTGTGTCGACTGCCACCTTGTCCATAAGACGGAAATCGCCCAGAAAATCCTTGACTGCCTTATGCAGGAAGGAGACACTGAAGAACTTGTAAAAGTAGCCTGGAAAAAAGTAATGGAGCCTATTTTATGA
- a CDS encoding NTP transferase domain-containing protein, whose protein sequence is MDAIVMAGGFGQRLGMGEKPCVELLGKPLISYVIDTLRSTKSIDRVFVAVSPVTPKTEIMIQERYKGEVQVIRTFGGNYVGDMIHAVETAETTGPVMIIMSDLPLIDAELIDSVIRKYREEGKPALSVYVPINVCKGAGTRPDTVFNKDGKLIVPAGVNILDSSQIRSEQEDFNLILDNPKLAINVNTVKDLQRCKDLLQCSN, encoded by the coding sequence ATGGACGCTATTGTAATGGCAGGAGGGTTCGGGCAGAGGCTTGGAATGGGGGAAAAGCCCTGTGTTGAATTGCTCGGAAAGCCACTCATTTCCTATGTGATTGATACCCTTAGATCAACAAAAAGTATAGACCGAGTTTTCGTAGCAGTTTCACCTGTTACCCCAAAGACTGAAATCATGATTCAGGAACGCTATAAAGGCGAGGTTCAGGTAATCAGGACCTTTGGCGGGAACTATGTCGGGGACATGATCCACGCAGTGGAAACTGCAGAAACGACGGGACCGGTAATGATCATCATGTCTGACCTGCCCCTGATAGATGCCGAACTTATTGATTCTGTAATTCGGAAATACAGGGAAGAAGGAAAGCCGGCACTCTCCGTATATGTCCCGATCAATGTGTGTAAGGGAGCGGGAACCAGGCCGGATACCGTATTTAACAAGGATGGAAAACTTATCGTGCCCGCGGGAGTAAATATCCTTGACAGTTCTCAAATCCGAAGCGAACAGGAAGACTTTAATCTGATACTTGATAATCCCAAACTAGCAATAAACGTAAATACCGTTAAAGACCTGCAGCGCTGCAAGGATTTGCTGCAGTGCTCAAACTAA
- a CDS encoding cobalamin biosynthesis protein, with protein MIIPDSGHLALVLLLAAAIDIVFGEPPAAVHPVVWIGKLISFLKNAAPKTHRKLYGTAMALCCVFLASLLGYSVLYITAIFAAFPGIPGILALFIEAYFLKATFAINCLLSPARKIYKHLEENQLGKVRELLPIYVSRNTSKLTKTQMSSAVIESVSENYVDGILSPIFYYALFGELGLVAAYAFKAISTLDSMVGYKIEPYRELGYFSAKSDDVLNWIPARISVIFILAAAFTVSLFPKNGRKINPLDSIKTALEDGMKTPSPNSGYPMAATAGALGVKLEKPDTYVLGALYPPTEVKDIKRVSQLIAIASGFSLVAFVAVIQIMGVYLYL; from the coding sequence ATGATTATTCCTGACAGCGGGCACCTTGCTCTGGTACTTCTGCTCGCTGCAGCCATAGACATAGTTTTTGGAGAACCTCCTGCTGCAGTTCATCCCGTTGTCTGGATAGGAAAATTAATCAGTTTTTTGAAAAACGCAGCCCCAAAAACCCACAGGAAACTCTACGGCACTGCAATGGCTCTTTGCTGCGTTTTCCTCGCGTCTTTACTGGGCTATTCCGTCCTCTACATTACAGCCATTTTTGCAGCTTTTCCGGGAATTCCGGGCATTTTAGCCCTCTTTATAGAAGCTTACTTTCTGAAAGCCACCTTTGCAATAAACTGCCTGCTGAGCCCTGCCAGGAAGATTTACAAACACCTTGAAGAAAATCAGCTGGGAAAAGTAAGGGAACTGCTTCCTATCTACGTCAGCCGGAACACCTCCAAACTGACAAAAACTCAGATGTCTTCTGCTGTTATTGAATCCGTTTCCGAAAATTATGTGGACGGTATCCTGAGCCCGATTTTCTATTACGCACTTTTCGGAGAACTCGGGCTTGTGGCTGCCTACGCCTTTAAAGCCATAAGCACTCTTGACTCGATGGTAGGGTATAAAATCGAGCCTTACAGGGAACTGGGATACTTCTCAGCGAAGTCCGATGATGTGTTGAACTGGATCCCTGCACGGATTTCAGTTATCTTTATCCTTGCTGCAGCCTTTACAGTATCCTTATTCCCTAAAAACGGAAGAAAAATCAATCCCCTCGACAGCATAAAGACCGCTCTCGAAGATGGGATGAAGACTCCGTCCCCCAATTCCGGCTATCCAATGGCTGCTACCGCCGGGGCTCTTGGAGTCAAACTGGAAAAACCCGATACTTATGTGCTGGGAGCTTTATATCCGCCTACCGAAGTAAAAGATATAAAAAGGGTCTCCCAATTAATAGCAATTGCTTCAGGGTTTTCACTTGTTGCTTTTGTGGCAGTAATCCAGATAATGGGAGTTTACCTGTATCTGTGA
- a CDS encoding ABC transporter ATP-binding protein yields the protein MSYILSLKNLILSRDGKKLLRGVNLEVGDREIHSIIGANGAGKSTLAYTLMGLQGYEYEEGSIIFNGEDIAALSITERAKKGITLAWQEPARFEGLKVRDYLAIGAKGNGGITEEEIKEALRKVDLKPEKYLDREVGESLSGGERKRIELASIITMKPRLAILDEPDSGIDVVSLKEIVSLIQALKENGSSVLVITHREEIAAASDKASLMCEGVILRSGDPLEISEFFKNRCIPCDNRVSPPKVV from the coding sequence GTGTCATATATTTTATCCTTAAAAAACCTGATATTGAGCCGTGATGGGAAAAAACTTCTGCGTGGGGTCAACCTTGAAGTAGGGGACCGGGAAATCCACAGCATCATCGGCGCAAACGGCGCAGGGAAAAGTACACTTGCCTACACCCTTATGGGGCTCCAGGGTTATGAATATGAAGAAGGCAGCATCATTTTTAACGGGGAAGATATTGCGGCGCTTTCGATAACCGAACGTGCAAAAAAAGGCATAACCCTTGCCTGGCAGGAACCCGCCCGCTTTGAGGGGTTAAAGGTCAGGGATTACCTTGCAATCGGGGCAAAAGGTAATGGAGGCATCACGGAAGAGGAAATAAAGGAAGCCCTCAGGAAAGTCGACCTCAAACCTGAAAAATATCTGGACAGGGAAGTAGGCGAGTCACTTAGCGGGGGCGAAAGAAAGCGGATTGAGCTTGCCTCTATCATTACCATGAAGCCGAGACTTGCAATCCTTGATGAACCGGACTCCGGAATTGACGTTGTTTCCTTAAAAGAAATTGTCTCCCTGATCCAGGCGCTAAAGGAAAACGGTTCTTCAGTCCTTGTAATCACACACCGGGAAGAAATTGCAGCCGCCTCGGATAAAGCATCCCTTATGTGCGAAGGGGTAATCCTTAGAAGCGGGGATCCTCTGGAAATCAGCGAGTTTTTCAAAAACAGATGCATACCCTGTGACAACCGGGTATCACCCCCAAAGGTGGTCTGA
- a CDS encoding cobalamin B12-binding domain-containing protein, with translation MASKEEIIAKAKASITEFDEDMAAEAANESLAAKIDPVEIIEHGYTAGMLEVGEQFEQGTLFLPHVLAAAEAMKAGVAVLTPEMERRKSKTAKLGTVVIGTIEGDIHSIGKDIVASMLNIAGFEVVDLGRDVAVKTFVEKTKELKPDVVASSALMTTTMINQIQIEEQLKEAGIRDKVKTMVGGAPCTQDWADKIGADIYGESATDAVTKVKATLKR, from the coding sequence ATGGCAAGCAAAGAAGAGATTATAGCAAAAGCAAAAGCTTCGATCACCGAGTTTGATGAAGATATGGCAGCTGAAGCAGCAAATGAATCCCTTGCTGCCAAGATCGACCCGGTAGAAATCATCGAACACGGCTATACTGCAGGCATGCTGGAAGTCGGAGAACAGTTCGAGCAGGGGACCCTTTTCCTGCCCCACGTGCTTGCAGCCGCAGAAGCAATGAAAGCAGGAGTCGCCGTTCTGACCCCCGAGATGGAGAGGCGAAAATCCAAAACCGCAAAGCTCGGGACCGTTGTTATAGGAACCATCGAAGGTGATATCCACTCCATTGGAAAGGACATAGTTGCCTCCATGCTCAACATTGCGGGCTTTGAAGTGGTAGACCTCGGAAGAGACGTGGCCGTCAAGACCTTCGTTGAAAAGACAAAGGAACTCAAACCCGACGTTGTTGCATCCTCTGCCCTTATGACCACCACCATGATAAACCAGATCCAGATCGAGGAGCAGCTCAAAGAAGCAGGCATCCGCGATAAGGTCAAGACCATGGTAGGAGGAGCTCCATGCACCCAGGACTGGGCTGACAAGATTGGTGCAGACATCTATGGAGAAAGTGCAACAGATGCCGTCACTAAGGTAAAGGCAACCCTGAAGCGCTGA
- the hisS gene encoding histidine--tRNA ligase, translating into MTVNRPRGTRDFLPTDTARRRYVESVMRNVVRNWGYSEIVTPTFEHLDLFTLKSGEGIIGELYNFTDKGGRELTLRPELTAPVMRMYVNELQPFPKPLKLFYFENCFRYERPQKGRFREFWQFGVELIGSGRPDSDAEVIALADAMLKAAGIQGDMKLGNLAVIRTLLKGLEPEIISKVMRLVDKKEYAGLEALLEEIGAEEKLKSDIFRLIHLEGKYTLPQAKEIVGNIPELVSFEKTLKLLDAYGVNYSLDFGIARGLDYYTGMVFEVYAEGLGAQKQVCGGGSYQLIKLFGGGDVPSTGFGIGFDRIMEICPLVPPALKNLVLVSKPETHLEAAKLATTLRNYLPVHIDLMERNFKAQLTYANSIKADYVVIVGEKELEAGKLTLRDMASGEQEFLTLEEVIEKIS; encoded by the coding sequence ATGACAGTCAACAGGCCAAGAGGGACCCGGGACTTTTTACCCACAGATACTGCCCGGAGAAGGTACGTGGAAAGCGTTATGCGAAATGTTGTCCGCAACTGGGGTTACAGTGAGATCGTTACGCCCACGTTTGAACATCTGGACCTTTTTACCCTTAAGTCCGGAGAAGGCATTATAGGGGAACTCTACAACTTCACGGACAAAGGAGGCAGGGAGCTAACCCTCAGACCGGAACTTACAGCTCCTGTCATGCGGATGTATGTAAATGAACTTCAGCCTTTTCCCAAGCCGTTGAAGTTATTTTACTTTGAAAACTGTTTCCGCTACGAACGCCCCCAGAAAGGCCGTTTCAGGGAATTCTGGCAGTTCGGGGTCGAACTCATCGGTAGCGGAAGACCTGACTCTGATGCCGAGGTTATTGCCCTTGCCGATGCCATGTTAAAAGCTGCGGGCATTCAGGGCGACATGAAGCTTGGAAACCTTGCTGTTATCCGTACGCTTTTAAAAGGGCTTGAACCTGAGATCATAAGTAAGGTCATGAGGCTTGTGGACAAAAAAGAGTACGCAGGCCTTGAAGCCCTGCTTGAGGAAATTGGAGCAGAAGAAAAGTTGAAGTCCGACATCTTCCGCCTGATACACCTTGAAGGCAAGTACACCCTCCCGCAGGCAAAAGAAATAGTCGGGAACATCCCTGAGCTTGTAAGCTTTGAAAAGACCCTTAAACTTCTTGATGCATACGGCGTCAATTACTCGCTTGATTTCGGGATTGCCCGCGGGCTTGACTATTACACAGGTATGGTTTTTGAGGTTTATGCCGAAGGCCTTGGCGCCCAGAAACAGGTATGCGGGGGAGGCTCTTACCAGCTTATAAAGCTTTTCGGAGGCGGAGATGTGCCTTCTACGGGCTTCGGGATAGGTTTTGACAGGATAATGGAGATCTGTCCGCTCGTACCTCCTGCGCTCAAAAACCTTGTGCTTGTCTCAAAACCCGAAACTCATCTGGAAGCTGCAAAACTTGCAACTACCCTGAGGAATTACCTGCCTGTTCACATAGACCTCATGGAGCGTAATTTCAAAGCCCAGCTCACCTATGCAAATTCCATTAAAGCCGACTACGTGGTTATAGTCGGGGAAAAAGAACTCGAGGCAGGAAAACTGACTCTCAGGGACATGGCATCAGGGGAACAGGAGTTTCTGACGCTGGAAGAAGTTATTGAAAAGATTTCTTAA
- a CDS encoding RNA-guided endonuclease InsQ/TnpB family protein yields MALVTRTEQIQFKSETISALAHASKNLFNSANYIIRQRFFENDKLYQETGEKGEGIWYKQLYSMLKNTEQYQALPAQTAQQVLKLLDKNWKSFFKALKVYAKSPELFLGRPKPPKYKHKDGEHILVFTNQQCKIVDGLLKFPKAANLELKTRLVDVDLREVRVIPNANKYTCEIVYNKIVYDNEINSSRVLGIDPGVRNIATIVNNFGAKPIVVKGNTANNINQFYNMEKARIQHVYDLAKIKWGSKLAKLDFKRNNMIKDYFHKLSRRIVNYAIQNDVKSIIIGKNENWKQDVNMGRKNNQKFVQLPLTRLIEMIQYKAQEVNIEVVLQEESHTSKCSFLDNEPVEHRAKYVGRRIKRGLFKSATGIIINADVNGALNIIRKATPKAFADGVEGVGLHPKRCLITSFEDI; encoded by the coding sequence GTGGCATTAGTGACTAGAACCGAGCAAATACAATTTAAATCCGAAACAATCTCAGCTCTAGCTCACGCATCCAAAAACCTGTTTAATAGTGCAAACTACATAATACGACAAAGATTCTTTGAAAATGATAAGCTATACCAGGAAACTGGTGAAAAGGGTGAAGGTATCTGGTATAAACAGCTTTACTCAATGCTAAAAAATACAGAGCAGTATCAGGCATTGCCAGCACAAACAGCTCAACAGGTACTTAAACTACTGGATAAAAACTGGAAATCGTTCTTCAAAGCATTAAAAGTATACGCAAAATCTCCTGAATTGTTTTTAGGTAGACCTAAACCACCCAAATACAAACACAAAGATGGAGAACATATCCTGGTATTCACAAACCAGCAATGTAAAATCGTAGATGGATTACTCAAATTCCCAAAAGCTGCAAATCTTGAGCTTAAAACAAGACTTGTAGACGTGGACTTGAGAGAAGTACGGGTAATCCCAAATGCAAATAAGTATACGTGTGAGATTGTATACAACAAAATCGTTTATGATAACGAAATTAACTCCAGTCGGGTTTTGGGAATTGATCCTGGTGTTCGCAATATTGCAACTATCGTAAATAACTTTGGTGCAAAACCAATTGTTGTTAAGGGCAATACTGCAAACAACATTAATCAGTTTTATAACATGGAAAAGGCCAGGATTCAACATGTATACGATCTGGCCAAAATTAAATGGGGTAGCAAATTAGCAAAACTTGACTTCAAACGAAATAATATGATAAAGGATTATTTCCACAAACTTAGCCGTAGAATCGTTAACTACGCTATCCAGAACGATGTCAAATCAATCATAATTGGCAAAAACGAAAACTGGAAGCAAGACGTTAACATGGGACGAAAAAACAACCAGAAATTTGTTCAGCTTCCCCTAACCAGGTTAATTGAGATGATCCAGTACAAAGCTCAGGAAGTCAACATAGAAGTTGTTCTTCAAGAAGAGAGCCATACATCAAAATGTAGTTTCCTTGATAACGAACCTGTAGAACACAGAGCTAAATATGTCGGCAGACGAATCAAACGGGGTTTATTCAAATCCGCAACTGGGATAATCATCAACGCCGACGTAAACGGAGCTCTTAATATAATCAGGAAAGCAACTCCAAAAGCATTTGCAGACGGAGTGGAGGGTGTAGGGTTACACCCAAAGAGATGTTTGATAACATCTTTTGAAGATATTTGA
- the cobZ gene encoding alpha-ribazole phosphatase CobZ translates to MKLSDIEERDLKKGQPDKIEGKATVDILDVLAEEGISIQDLADTALEMYVPHPGLETREKAEALFKRELKFALSDPNLCLLIYSGVLLEREGRAGSLPNLSKSSYEKDLSFIIADEVLGNSIANYISGSKGTFEFVRYDKLKPGILANLGPFMDDVIGGLIGGVSSNMYSRGMAEFEIKD, encoded by the coding sequence ATGAAGTTATCCGATATTGAGGAAAGGGACCTGAAAAAAGGGCAGCCTGATAAAATAGAGGGAAAAGCTACCGTCGATATCCTCGATGTCCTGGCTGAAGAAGGTATAAGTATCCAGGACCTTGCGGATACGGCTCTTGAAATGTATGTCCCTCACCCCGGACTTGAGACAAGGGAAAAAGCCGAAGCTCTGTTTAAAAGGGAACTAAAATTCGCTCTTTCGGACCCTAACCTCTGCCTTTTGATTTATTCCGGGGTCCTGCTGGAGAGAGAAGGCAGAGCCGGAAGCCTTCCGAACCTCAGCAAAAGTTCCTATGAAAAAGACCTCAGTTTCATAATCGCTGATGAAGTGCTGGGCAACAGCATCGCAAACTATATAAGCGGCTCTAAAGGGACATTCGAGTTTGTCAGGTATGATAAACTAAAACCCGGAATCCTTGCAAACCTGGGGCCTTTCATGGACGACGTGATAGGAGGGCTTATCGGAGGGGTCTCCTCCAATATGTATTCAAGAGGTATGGCAGAGTTTGAAATAAAAGACTGA